The Petropleomorpha daqingensis genome includes a window with the following:
- a CDS encoding flotillin family protein — protein sequence MFGYRVPAPSQAMLISGGKQRTADGTTLPFRIVVGHGAFVLPVFRKASFLTLAMRESVVNEECVSQQGIALRVSAVIAFKVGSDQASIAAAAQRFLDNQPQMDELTGQIFSGHLRSIIGSMTVEAIIRERQTLAENVLEASKVEMASLGLIVDSLQIKSIDDKDSGYIDALSAPQRAAVNQAAQIAQAVADQAAAQARQESDRNQAEYARQTAIARAQYQAEIDRAQQEAGQAGPLAAAQAQQAVLAEQAKVAARNAELREAQLQAEVVKPAQAEAERVRIAAEAQAAATRLAAEAAATSNRIALDQAIINQLPELVRAAAQGLQGANVTVLNGAEGINETVASMAAQGSAILRTVLDGLNNRGDVADRASANGRPVAERVQLEG from the coding sequence GTGTTCGGCTACCGCGTGCCGGCCCCTAGCCAGGCCATGCTCATCTCCGGCGGCAAGCAGCGCACCGCCGACGGCACCACCCTGCCGTTCAGGATCGTCGTCGGGCACGGTGCCTTCGTCCTCCCGGTCTTCCGGAAGGCCTCGTTCCTGACGCTGGCGATGCGCGAGTCGGTGGTCAACGAGGAGTGCGTCTCGCAGCAGGGCATCGCGCTGCGGGTCTCCGCCGTCATCGCCTTCAAGGTCGGCTCCGACCAGGCGTCGATCGCCGCCGCGGCCCAGCGCTTCCTGGACAACCAGCCGCAGATGGACGAGCTCACCGGGCAGATCTTCTCCGGCCACCTGCGCTCGATCATCGGCTCGATGACCGTCGAGGCGATCATCCGCGAGCGGCAGACCCTGGCCGAGAACGTGCTCGAGGCCTCGAAGGTAGAGATGGCCAGCCTCGGGCTCATCGTCGACTCGCTGCAGATCAAGTCGATCGACGACAAGGACTCCGGCTACATCGACGCGCTGTCGGCGCCGCAGCGGGCTGCGGTCAACCAGGCGGCGCAGATCGCCCAGGCCGTCGCCGATCAGGCAGCCGCGCAGGCCCGCCAGGAGAGCGACCGCAACCAGGCGGAGTACGCCCGGCAGACCGCGATCGCCCGTGCGCAGTACCAGGCCGAGATCGACCGCGCCCAGCAGGAGGCGGGCCAGGCCGGCCCGCTGGCCGCCGCCCAGGCCCAGCAGGCGGTGCTGGCCGAGCAGGCGAAGGTGGCCGCCCGCAACGCCGAGCTGCGCGAGGCGCAGCTGCAGGCCGAGGTGGTCAAGCCGGCGCAGGCCGAGGCCGAGCGGGTGCGCATCGCAGCCGAGGCGCAGGCCGCTGCGACCCGGCTGGCCGCCGAGGCCGCCGCGACGTCGAACCGGATCGCGCTCGACCAGGCGATCATCAACCAGCTGCCCGAGCTCGTCCGGGCCGCGGCGCAGGGCCTGCAGGGCGCGAACGTGACCGTGCTGAACGGCGCGGAGGGGATCAACGAGACGGTGGCCTCGATGGCCGCGCAGGGCTCGGCGATCCTCCGCACGGTGCTCGACGGGCTCAACAACCGCGGCGACGTGGCCGATCGGGCGTCCGCCAACGGCCGCCCGGTGGCCGAACGGGTGCAGCTGGAGGGCTAG
- the mscL gene encoding large conductance mechanosensitive channel protein MscL, whose amino-acid sequence MLKGFKDFLLRGNVVDLAVAVVIGAAFTAVVNSFADSFLTPLIALVTGGGKFGGVVTIDGQDFTYGAFISQVITFVVTAAVVYFVVVLPMKRLMERRRRGEEPGPTLPTQVELLAEIRDLLRAQQGVGPGHDPSGPGTTTLPGQV is encoded by the coding sequence GTGCTGAAGGGCTTCAAGGACTTCCTGCTGCGCGGCAACGTCGTCGACCTCGCGGTCGCCGTCGTCATCGGTGCAGCGTTCACCGCCGTCGTCAACTCGTTCGCGGACTCGTTCCTGACCCCCCTGATCGCCCTGGTCACCGGTGGCGGCAAGTTCGGCGGCGTCGTCACGATCGACGGCCAGGACTTCACCTACGGCGCGTTCATCAGCCAGGTGATCACCTTCGTGGTCACCGCCGCGGTCGTCTACTTCGTCGTGGTGCTGCCCATGAAGCGGCTGATGGAGCGACGCAGGCGTGGCGAGGAGCCCGGCCCGACCCTGCCGACGCAGGTGGAGCTGCTCGCCGAGATCCGCGATCTCCTGCGCGCGCAGCAGGGCGTCGGCCCGGGCCACGACCCGTC
- a CDS encoding CaiB/BaiF CoA transferase family protein, giving the protein MSGPLDGVLVVDLTRALAGPHAAMMLGDLGARVIKVENPGAGDDTRGWGPPFVQPDSGDRESTYFLAANRNKESITLDLKDDGDKALLTELLRRADVLLENFRPGTLARLGFGTDVLAELNPRLVTLAISGFGHDGPEGGRAGYDQIAQGEGGLMSVTGPGPDDPQRVGVPIGDLLAGMYGAYGVLAALLERERTGRGKVVRTSLLAAIVGVHAFHGTAWTVAGQVGRAQGNHHPSIAPYGLFHCADGSVQVACANESLWRRLCAEFGFDPEADGMATNGDRVVNRPAVIALLEGAFASIGAEELLARLNKVGIPAGKVRTIDDVYTWDQTASQGLLVDVEHQTLGALTIPGPPLRFFSPGPDGETETTRRDHLPPPVLGSSNDAIRRWLAASDGVPQPAGDDVEDGHAT; this is encoded by the coding sequence ATGTCCGGACCGCTCGACGGCGTCCTCGTCGTCGACCTGACCCGCGCACTCGCCGGGCCGCACGCCGCGATGATGCTCGGCGACCTCGGCGCGCGGGTGATCAAGGTGGAGAACCCCGGCGCCGGGGACGACACCCGCGGGTGGGGTCCGCCCTTCGTGCAGCCGGATTCCGGCGACCGGGAGTCGACCTACTTCCTGGCGGCCAACCGCAACAAGGAGTCGATCACCCTCGACCTCAAGGACGACGGCGACAAGGCGCTGCTCACCGAGCTGCTGCGCCGGGCCGACGTCCTGCTGGAGAACTTCCGACCGGGCACGCTGGCCCGGCTCGGCTTCGGCACCGACGTGCTCGCCGAGCTCAACCCCCGGCTGGTGACCCTGGCGATCAGCGGGTTCGGGCACGACGGGCCGGAGGGCGGCCGGGCCGGCTACGACCAGATCGCCCAGGGCGAGGGTGGCCTCATGTCGGTGACCGGTCCGGGGCCGGACGACCCGCAGCGGGTCGGCGTCCCGATCGGTGACCTGCTCGCCGGCATGTACGGCGCCTACGGCGTGCTGGCCGCGCTGCTGGAGCGCGAGCGGACCGGGCGCGGCAAGGTGGTGCGCACCTCGCTGCTGGCCGCGATCGTCGGCGTGCACGCCTTCCACGGCACGGCGTGGACCGTGGCCGGCCAGGTCGGCCGCGCGCAGGGCAACCACCACCCGTCGATCGCGCCGTACGGGCTGTTCCACTGCGCCGACGGCAGCGTGCAGGTGGCCTGCGCCAACGAGTCGCTGTGGCGGCGGCTGTGCGCGGAGTTCGGCTTCGACCCGGAGGCGGACGGCATGGCCACCAACGGCGACCGGGTGGTGAACCGGCCGGCGGTGATCGCGCTGCTGGAGGGCGCGTTCGCGTCGATCGGGGCCGAGGAGCTGCTGGCGCGGCTGAACAAGGTGGGCATCCCGGCGGGCAAGGTGCGCACCATCGACGACGTCTACACCTGGGACCAGACCGCCTCGCAGGGCCTGCTCGTCGACGTGGAGCACCAGACCCTGGGCGCGCTGACGATCCCCGGTCCCCCGCTGCGGTTCTTCTCCCCCGGCCCGGACGGCGAGACCGAGACGACCCGACGCGACCACCTGCCGCCGCCGGTGCTCGGGTCGTCGAACGACGCCATCCGGAGGTGGCTCGCCGCCTCCGACGGTGTCCCGCAGCCGGCCGGGGACGACGTCGAGGACGGGCACGCGACGTGA
- a CDS encoding GNAT family N-acetyltransferase produces MSDPFLHPGWPARLTWGPVELHPLRRGDAAEWSRIRMANEAWLAPWEPSAGVPWALRHTPAAYRVMRRSVGRRARTGTSLPFAIRVEGRLAGQVTIDNIVRGAMRSGHLGYWIDRAVAGRGMASLAVALVCDHAFGAVGLHRLQADIRPENGPSQRLVQRLGFTQEGLLRRYLDIDGDWRDHLTFSLLAEDVSVSVLERWRASIPR; encoded by the coding sequence GTGAGCGATCCCTTCCTGCACCCTGGCTGGCCCGCGCGGCTGACCTGGGGGCCGGTGGAGCTGCACCCGCTGCGCCGGGGCGATGCCGCCGAGTGGAGCCGGATCCGCATGGCCAACGAGGCCTGGCTCGCGCCCTGGGAGCCCTCCGCCGGCGTGCCGTGGGCGTTGCGGCACACGCCGGCCGCGTACCGGGTCATGCGCCGCTCGGTGGGCCGCCGGGCGCGCACCGGCACGTCGCTGCCGTTCGCGATCCGCGTCGAGGGGCGGCTGGCCGGTCAGGTGACGATCGACAACATCGTCAGGGGCGCCATGCGCTCCGGGCACCTGGGCTACTGGATCGACCGGGCGGTGGCCGGTCGCGGGATGGCCTCGCTCGCGGTGGCCCTCGTCTGCGACCACGCGTTCGGCGCGGTCGGCCTGCACCGCCTGCAGGCCGACATCCGCCCCGAGAACGGGCCCAGCCAGCGCCTGGTGCAGCGGCTCGGCTTCACCCAGGAGGGGCTGCTGCGCCGCTACCTGGACATCGACGGCGACTGGCGCGACCACCTGACGTTCTCGCTGCTGGCCGAGGACGTGTCGGTGAGCGTCCTCGAGCGCTGGCGCGCGTCCATACCACGCTGA
- a CDS encoding 5-formyltetrahydrofolate cyclo-ligase — MTSPHDPVAAKAALREQILARRRARPAPERAAAAAAVMSALLRGLAGTRTLAAYVPDDIEPGAGRLPAAYTQLGARVLLPIIPATGRELGWAVDTGRLAPGRFGLFEPVGPRLGPTAIGAADVVVVPALAVDRRGVRLGRGGGYYDRALVHVRPDAVLVALVFDDELVDELPAEEHDRRVDAVVTPSGGWQPLGSAEEPER; from the coding sequence GTGACTTCCCCGCACGACCCGGTCGCGGCCAAGGCTGCGCTGCGCGAGCAGATCCTCGCCCGCCGTCGCGCTCGCCCCGCACCGGAACGGGCGGCGGCCGCCGCGGCGGTGATGAGCGCACTGCTGCGCGGGCTGGCCGGCACCCGCACGCTGGCCGCCTACGTGCCGGACGACATCGAGCCCGGCGCGGGCCGGCTGCCGGCGGCGTACACCCAGCTCGGGGCCCGGGTGCTGCTGCCGATCATCCCGGCCACCGGCCGCGAGCTGGGCTGGGCGGTGGACACCGGCCGGCTGGCGCCCGGGCGCTTCGGCCTGTTCGAGCCGGTGGGGCCGCGCCTCGGGCCGACGGCGATCGGCGCCGCCGACGTCGTGGTCGTGCCGGCGCTGGCGGTGGACCGCCGCGGGGTGCGGCTGGGCCGCGGCGGCGGGTACTACGACCGGGCTCTGGTGCACGTCCGGCCGGACGCCGTCCTCGTCGCGCTGGTGTTCGACGACGAGCTGGTCGACGAGCTGCCGGCCGAGGAGCACGACCGGCGGGTGGACGCCGTCGTCACCCCGTCCGGCGGCTGGCAGCCCCTCGGGTCGGCGGAGGAACCGGAGCGCTGA
- the glp gene encoding molybdotransferase-like divisome protein Glp produces the protein MTEDSRIDRPRDTTQMDLRRGTAVRTVAVHETAAPAHQRDTTQIDLDRIPSPPPTPASQVRTVERHLDEILGAVPEVHPIELAVLDAQGLLCAEDVVSRRELPAFDQAALDGYAVRAADIATATLEAPVQLAVVGETVAGADAPSSIGPGLALKVTAGAMLPAGADVVVPGVWTDQGEVRVAVHAAPPAGSYVRRAGDDVAIGDAAVQVGTPIGPAQISLLAAVGRDRVLVRPRPRITVLCAGSELVDVGTEPAPGQVVDVNSYALAAAARDAGAEAHRGGILPRDRDRLSERLESALLRSDLVLVAGTFGEGVDLVPEVLNDLGPTTFTPIAMHPGPVQGFGRLGRDGVPVICVPGEPTSALVSFEVFVRPAIRLMLGKRQLFRRTVQAISATQLVSPLGYRQYLHGTVMRHPDGGYVVEPVGDGTEAQLARMARANCLIVVDEDVTEVAPGGLVTVMPLLLGG, from the coding sequence ATGACCGAGGACAGCAGGATCGACCGGCCGCGGGACACGACGCAGATGGATCTGCGCCGGGGCACCGCCGTCCGGACCGTCGCCGTCCACGAGACGGCCGCGCCCGCGCACCAGCGCGACACCACCCAGATCGACCTCGACCGGATTCCCTCGCCGCCGCCGACGCCGGCCAGCCAGGTGCGCACCGTCGAGCGGCACCTCGACGAGATCCTCGGGGCGGTGCCGGAGGTCCACCCGATCGAGCTCGCGGTGCTCGACGCGCAAGGGCTGCTCTGCGCCGAGGACGTCGTCAGCCGCCGCGAGCTGCCCGCCTTCGACCAGGCCGCGCTCGACGGGTACGCCGTCCGGGCCGCCGACATCGCCACCGCCACCCTCGAGGCGCCGGTGCAGCTCGCCGTGGTGGGGGAGACGGTCGCCGGGGCCGACGCGCCCTCGTCCATCGGGCCCGGCCTGGCGCTGAAGGTGACCGCCGGCGCGATGCTCCCCGCCGGCGCCGACGTCGTCGTCCCGGGCGTCTGGACCGACCAGGGCGAGGTCCGGGTCGCGGTGCACGCCGCGCCGCCCGCGGGCAGCTACGTGCGCCGGGCCGGGGACGACGTCGCGATCGGCGACGCCGCGGTGCAGGTCGGCACGCCGATCGGGCCGGCCCAGATCAGCCTGCTCGCCGCCGTCGGCCGTGACCGGGTGCTGGTGCGGCCGCGGCCGCGGATCACCGTGCTGTGCGCCGGCAGCGAGCTGGTCGACGTCGGCACCGAGCCCGCGCCCGGCCAGGTCGTCGACGTCAACTCCTACGCGCTGGCCGCGGCCGCCCGCGACGCCGGCGCCGAGGCCCACCGCGGCGGCATCCTGCCGCGGGACCGCGACCGGCTCAGCGAGCGGCTGGAGAGCGCGCTGCTGCGCAGCGACCTCGTGCTCGTCGCCGGCACGTTCGGGGAGGGCGTCGACCTGGTGCCGGAGGTGCTCAACGACCTGGGTCCGACGACGTTCACCCCGATCGCGATGCACCCGGGGCCGGTGCAGGGCTTCGGCCGGCTCGGCCGCGACGGCGTGCCGGTGATCTGCGTGCCGGGGGAGCCGACGAGCGCGCTGGTCTCGTTCGAGGTGTTCGTCCGCCCGGCGATCCGCCTCATGCTCGGCAAGCGCCAGCTGTTCCGCCGCACGGTGCAGGCGATCTCGGCGACCCAGCTGGTCTCGCCGCTGGGGTACCGGCAGTACCTGCACGGCACGGTCATGCGCCACCCCGACGGCGGCTACGTCGTCGAGCCGGTCGGCGACGGCACCGAAGCCCAGCTCGCCCGCATGGCACGGGCCAACTGCCTCATCGTCGTGGACGAGGACGTCACCGAGGTGGCTCCCGGCGGGCTGGTGACGGTCATGCCGCTGCTGCTGGGCGGCTGA
- the cpaB gene encoding Flp pilus assembly protein CpaB: protein MFRIRRPRSPVHALRRALAALLAAGALALALRSPPAADAGVASTPVVVAAADLAAGTTLSAGDLRVARLPLDTAPAGRADDPSELIGRGLAGAVRAGESVTDVRLVGPGLTSGLPDDQVAAPVRLADLAVTALVRAGDRVDVLATAPDAATAEVVAADALVLAAPGPVDEATGDAGLLVLAVDASTAARLAAVATTATLTVSLPAP from the coding sequence GTGTTCCGGATCCGCCGTCCCCGCTCCCCCGTCCACGCACTGCGGCGCGCCCTGGCGGCGCTGCTCGCCGCGGGTGCGCTGGCGCTGGCGCTGCGCTCGCCGCCAGCGGCCGACGCCGGTGTCGCCAGCACGCCGGTGGTCGTCGCCGCTGCCGACCTGGCGGCCGGGACGACGCTGAGCGCCGGTGATCTGCGGGTGGCGCGGCTGCCGCTCGACACGGCACCGGCCGGCCGGGCCGACGACCCGTCCGAGCTGATCGGCCGGGGGCTGGCCGGGGCCGTGCGGGCCGGCGAGAGCGTCACCGACGTCCGGCTGGTCGGGCCAGGGCTGACCAGCGGCCTGCCCGACGATCAGGTGGCCGCGCCGGTCCGGCTCGCCGACCTCGCGGTGACCGCTCTCGTGCGCGCCGGCGACCGCGTCGACGTGCTCGCGACCGCGCCCGACGCCGCAACCGCCGAGGTGGTGGCGGCGGACGCGCTGGTGCTGGCCGCACCGGGCCCGGTCGACGAGGCCACGGGCGATGCCGGTCTGCTCGTCCTCGCGGTCGACGCGTCCACCGCGGCCCGGCTCGCGGCGGTGGCCACCACGGCCACCCTCACGGTGAGCCTGCCGGCGCCGTGA
- the galU gene encoding UTP--glucose-1-phosphate uridylyltransferase GalU, with translation MPTPSSRAIRKAVLPVAGLGTRFLPATKALPKELLPVVDRPALQYIVEEAARAGLGEVLMVTGRNKAAIEDFFDRVPELEDALEKKGDAQRLDAVRSSTEVAQVHFVRQGEARGLGHAVLQGAAFVGDEPFAVLLGDDMIDERDHLLEQMIAVQAEHGGSVIALLDVGRENIDKYGAVAVEPSGQGDDVVRITGLVEKPPVEEAPSSLAIIGRYVLAPEIFQVLRDTAPGRGGEIQLTDALATLVARGEPVHGVVFSGRRYDTGDRLDYLKAVIRLASERDDLGPPLRAWLTEFVAELS, from the coding sequence ATGCCGACCCCGAGTTCCCGTGCGATCCGCAAGGCGGTCCTCCCCGTGGCGGGGCTCGGAACCCGTTTCCTCCCGGCGACCAAGGCCCTGCCGAAGGAGCTGCTGCCGGTCGTCGACCGCCCGGCGCTCCAGTACATCGTCGAAGAGGCGGCGCGGGCCGGGCTCGGCGAGGTGCTCATGGTCACCGGCCGCAACAAGGCCGCGATCGAGGACTTCTTCGACCGGGTGCCCGAGCTCGAGGACGCGCTGGAGAAGAAGGGCGACGCGCAGCGGCTGGACGCCGTCCGGTCGTCCACCGAGGTCGCGCAGGTGCACTTCGTCCGCCAGGGCGAGGCCCGGGGCCTCGGCCACGCCGTCCTGCAGGGCGCCGCGTTCGTCGGCGACGAGCCGTTCGCCGTCCTGCTCGGTGACGACATGATCGACGAGCGCGACCACCTGCTCGAGCAGATGATCGCCGTCCAGGCCGAGCACGGCGGCTCGGTGATCGCGCTGCTCGACGTCGGCCGGGAGAACATCGACAAGTACGGCGCGGTGGCCGTCGAGCCCAGCGGGCAGGGTGACGACGTCGTGCGGATCACCGGCCTGGTCGAGAAGCCGCCGGTCGAGGAGGCGCCGAGCAGCCTGGCCATCATCGGCCGCTACGTCCTGGCGCCGGAGATCTTCCAGGTGCTCCGCGACACCGCGCCCGGGCGGGGCGGGGAGATCCAGCTGACCGACGCGCTGGCCACGCTCGTGGCGCGCGGCGAGCCGGTGCACGGCGTCGTCTTCAGCGGCCGCCGGTACGACACCGGCGACCGGCTGGACTACCTCAAGGCGGTCATCCGGCTGGCCTCCGAGCGCGATGACCTCGGCCCTCCGCTGCGGGCCTGGCTCACCGAGTTCGTGGCCGAGCTGTCCTGA
- a CDS encoding carboxyl transferase domain-containing protein translates to MTGRPARLDARTLRDLVLDPGSWKSWDTPVQPRDVDPEYAADLEKARERTRQDEAVVTGEGTLRGRRVAVVAGEFGFLAGSIGVDTAERLIRGVERATEEGLPLLAAPVSGGTRMQEGTVAFLQMIGITAAIARHKQAGLPYLVYLRDPTFGGVLASWGSLGHVTIGEPGAAIGFLGPRVYEALYGEKFPEGVQTAEHMAEHGLLDAVVPHEEIADVADRALRVLSARQTWHLDVRDAEGPRAEDGTDADDPEDHRSAWDVVTASRRTDRPGVRRLLRTAATDVVGLSGTGAGEKDPGLLLALARFGGAPCVVLGQDRRGQSLSAPLGPAALREARRGMHLAEELRLPLLTLIDTPGAALSQEAEEGGLAGEIARCLEDLVMLKAPTLCVLLGQGTGGGALALVPADRVLAAANGWLGPLPPEGASAIVYRDVDHADLMAADQGVRATDLWRAGIVDRVVPERPDAADEPVEFCGRLGRVLGEELAGLLGRDDTERFRSRLHRYRYLGR, encoded by the coding sequence GTGACGGGGCGACCGGCCCGGCTCGACGCGCGGACGCTGCGCGATCTCGTCCTGGACCCGGGCTCCTGGAAGTCGTGGGACACGCCGGTGCAGCCGCGGGACGTGGACCCGGAGTACGCCGCCGACCTGGAGAAGGCCCGCGAGCGGACCCGGCAGGACGAGGCCGTCGTCACCGGTGAGGGAACGCTGCGCGGACGGCGGGTCGCGGTCGTCGCCGGCGAGTTCGGCTTCCTCGCCGGGTCGATCGGCGTGGACACCGCCGAGCGGCTGATCCGCGGGGTCGAGCGGGCGACCGAGGAGGGGCTGCCGCTGCTGGCCGCGCCGGTCTCCGGCGGTACCCGCATGCAGGAGGGCACCGTCGCCTTCCTGCAGATGATCGGGATCACCGCGGCGATCGCCCGGCACAAGCAGGCCGGGCTGCCCTACCTGGTCTACCTGCGCGACCCGACGTTCGGCGGGGTGCTCGCCTCCTGGGGCTCGCTCGGTCACGTGACGATCGGCGAGCCGGGCGCCGCAATCGGCTTCCTCGGCCCGCGGGTCTACGAGGCGCTGTACGGCGAGAAGTTCCCCGAAGGCGTGCAGACCGCCGAGCACATGGCCGAGCACGGCCTGCTCGACGCGGTGGTCCCGCACGAGGAGATCGCCGACGTCGCCGACCGCGCGCTGCGGGTGCTGTCGGCCCGCCAGACGTGGCACCTGGACGTGCGCGACGCCGAGGGCCCGCGCGCGGAGGACGGCACCGACGCCGACGACCCCGAGGACCACCGCAGCGCGTGGGACGTCGTCACCGCCTCGCGGCGTACCGACCGCCCGGGCGTGCGGCGGCTGCTGCGCACCGCGGCGACCGACGTCGTCGGCCTGTCCGGCACCGGCGCCGGGGAGAAGGATCCGGGGCTGCTGCTGGCACTGGCCCGCTTCGGCGGCGCGCCGTGCGTCGTCCTGGGCCAGGACCGCCGCGGTCAGTCGCTGTCGGCGCCGCTGGGCCCGGCCGCGCTGCGGGAGGCCCGGCGCGGCATGCACCTGGCCGAGGAACTGCGGCTGCCGCTGCTCACCCTCATCGACACCCCGGGCGCCGCGCTGTCCCAGGAGGCCGAGGAGGGCGGCCTGGCCGGGGAGATCGCGCGCTGCCTCGAGGACCTCGTGATGCTCAAGGCGCCGACGCTGTGCGTGCTGCTCGGGCAGGGCACCGGCGGCGGCGCGCTGGCGCTGGTGCCGGCCGACCGGGTGCTGGCCGCGGCCAACGGCTGGCTCGGGCCGCTGCCGCCGGAGGGCGCGTCGGCGATCGTCTACCGCGACGTCGACCACGCCGACCTCATGGCGGCCGACCAGGGCGTGCGCGCCACCGACCTGTGGCGGGCCGGCATCGTCGACCGCGTCGTCCCGGAGCGGCCCGATGCCGCCGACGAGCCGGTCGAGTTCTGCGGGCGGCTGGGCCGGGTGCTCGGCGAGGAGCTGGCCGGGCTGCTCGGCCGCGACGACACCGAGCGCTTCCGCAGCCGGCTGCACCGCTACCGGTACCTGGGGCGCTGA
- a CDS encoding MarR family winged helix-turn-helix transcriptional regulator encodes MAQQWLDEQQQRTWRAWLTVSELVPRVLDAQLQRDAGLTHAAYVVLAMLSEAPGRSRRMSDLARRANQSQSRLSHTVARLEERGWVRRERAADDGRGNLAVLTDSGWDVVRSVAPGHVEAVRSAMFDPLTDEQTRALREALETVLDRLDPDHSLRVEHGDAVHDEG; translated from the coding sequence GTGGCGCAGCAGTGGCTCGACGAGCAGCAACAGCGCACGTGGCGGGCATGGCTGACCGTCTCGGAGCTGGTGCCGCGGGTCCTCGACGCCCAGCTGCAGCGCGACGCCGGCCTGACCCACGCCGCCTACGTCGTCCTGGCGATGCTGTCGGAGGCGCCGGGCCGCAGCCGCCGGATGAGCGATCTGGCCCGGCGGGCCAACCAGTCGCAGAGCCGCCTGTCGCACACCGTGGCCCGGCTCGAGGAGCGCGGGTGGGTGCGGCGCGAGCGGGCCGCCGACGACGGTCGCGGCAACCTCGCCGTCCTCACCGACTCGGGCTGGGACGTCGTCCGGTCGGTGGCGCCCGGGCACGTCGAGGCCGTCCGGTCGGCGATGTTCGACCCGCTCACCGACGAGCAGACCAGGGCGCTCCGCGAGGCGCTGGAGACCGTCCTCGACCGCCTCGACCCCGACCACAGCCTGCGGGTCGAGCACGGCGACGCCGTGCACGACGAGGGGTAG
- a CDS encoding PP2C family protein-serine/threonine phosphatase: MTVGVAVLLLAITAGLTFLTWRVDEHSEQRLLARQLAQVGTLLTSQAAVLQVQLADMGQVAVNTGARPDTFARWAARQLQQTQQSLSLWRVTDGQVSQVAQQGLEARLPADGPAALGSLKADGSLNVLGILPGDPDRLAYALRPAEGAGDLVIYAESPLPKGHRLPVTSDSPLSGLDLALYLGPTADPEQLLESTAPVPIRGETQRTTVPFGTGQVTIVGASPTHLAGGLAAALPWIVLAVGVVLSLGAAAVVEYVSRRRAVAERLAVENERLYRQQRGIAGTLQHALLPPVPELEGVEVAARYVAGVDELDVGGDWFDVIEKGPGRCVFVVGDISGRGLPAATTMASLRFAVRAYLAEGHDIDVVLTKLRRLIDVDVDHQFATVLLGELDSGAGRLRLVSAGHFGPLLVADGQGRLLECPVSAPVGVGGPAASAAALELPAKGTLLAFTDGAVERRGEVIDTGLDRLRTAALDADGQPLPSLVDSLLDALSFEGQKDDTVILGLRWPG, from the coding sequence GTGACCGTCGGGGTCGCGGTCCTGCTGCTGGCGATCACCGCGGGCCTCACCTTCCTGACCTGGCGGGTGGACGAGCACAGCGAACAGCGGCTGCTCGCCCGCCAGCTGGCGCAGGTGGGCACGCTGCTGACCAGCCAGGCGGCGGTGCTGCAGGTCCAGCTCGCCGACATGGGCCAGGTGGCGGTCAACACCGGTGCCCGGCCGGACACCTTCGCGCGGTGGGCGGCCCGGCAGCTGCAGCAGACGCAGCAGTCGCTGTCGCTGTGGCGGGTCACCGACGGCCAGGTGTCGCAGGTGGCGCAGCAGGGGCTGGAGGCGCGGCTTCCCGCCGACGGCCCGGCCGCCCTGGGGAGCCTGAAGGCGGACGGCTCGCTGAACGTCCTGGGCATCCTGCCCGGTGACCCCGACCGCCTGGCGTACGCGCTGCGCCCGGCCGAGGGCGCCGGCGACCTCGTGATCTACGCCGAGTCCCCGCTGCCGAAGGGCCACCGGCTGCCGGTGACGTCGGACTCCCCGTTGTCGGGGCTGGATCTCGCGCTCTACCTCGGTCCGACCGCCGACCCCGAGCAGCTGCTCGAGTCGACCGCACCGGTACCGATCCGGGGCGAGACCCAGCGCACGACCGTGCCGTTCGGCACCGGTCAGGTGACCATCGTCGGCGCCTCGCCGACCCACCTGGCCGGCGGGCTGGCGGCGGCGCTCCCGTGGATCGTGCTGGCCGTCGGCGTGGTGCTCTCCCTCGGCGCCGCGGCGGTCGTCGAGTACGTGTCCCGCCGCCGGGCGGTCGCCGAGCGGCTGGCGGTCGAGAACGAGCGGCTCTACCGCCAGCAGCGCGGCATCGCCGGCACGCTGCAGCACGCCCTGCTGCCGCCGGTCCCGGAGCTGGAGGGCGTGGAGGTGGCCGCCCGCTACGTCGCCGGTGTCGACGAGCTCGACGTCGGCGGCGACTGGTTCGACGTGATCGAGAAGGGCCCCGGTCGCTGCGTGTTCGTCGTCGGCGACATCTCCGGACGCGGCCTGCCCGCCGCGACCACGATGGCGTCCCTGCGCTTCGCCGTCCGCGCCTACCTGGCCGAGGGGCACGACATCGACGTGGTGCTGACCAAGCTCCGCCGGCTCATCGACGTCGACGTCGACCACCAGTTCGCCACCGTGCTGCTCGGCGAGCTGGACTCCGGCGCCGGGCGGTTGCGGCTGGTGTCCGCGGGCCACTTCGGCCCGCTGCTCGTCGCCGACGGCCAGGGGCGGCTGCTCGAGTGCCCGGTGTCCGCGCCCGTCGGTGTCGGCGGCCCCGCCGCCTCGGCCGCCGCGCTGGAACTGCCGGCGAAGGGGACGCTCCTGGCGTTCACCGACGGCGCCGTCGAGCGCCGCGGCGAGGTGATCGACACCGGACTCGACCGGCTGCGCACCGCCGCGCTCGACGCTGACGGCCAGCCGCTGCCCTCGCTGGTCGACTCGCTGCTGGATGCGCTCTCCTTCGAGGGGCAGAAGGACGACACCGTGATCCTCGGACTGCGCTGGCCCGGCTGA